The following proteins are encoded in a genomic region of Streptomyces lunaelactis:
- a CDS encoding vWA domain-containing protein yields the protein MPAVPEVDATAVLVGFARALRAAGVAAGPDRVQTFLGALELLGSEVRSDVYWAGRLTLCGSQDDLERYDRVFAAYFAQHPHPGERARPAPAPKPVPRPVAAQAGTSPERDEEDAVAQPAAALASSAEVLRHRDMAELNAAERAQLRRLLAAFSLSGEPRRTPRLRPARRGGVDPRRTVRELLHRGGEPARLRYRAPATKPRRVVLLLDVSGSMDPYADALLRFAHAAAHGSSSRTPTEVFTIGTRLTRVTREMTHRDPDAALAAVASAVPDWSGGTRLGEMLRGFLDRWGQRGTARGAVVVVLSDGWERGDPALLAAQMRRLHRLAHRVVWANPRKARPGYEPLAAGMAAALPSVDAFVEGHSLGALERLAAVVRGASDA from the coding sequence ATGCCGGCAGTACCAGAGGTGGACGCGACCGCCGTCCTCGTCGGATTCGCCCGAGCGCTGCGCGCTGCCGGAGTCGCCGCGGGCCCCGACCGCGTACAGACCTTCCTCGGCGCACTCGAACTCCTCGGCTCCGAGGTGCGCTCCGACGTCTACTGGGCGGGCCGGCTCACCCTCTGCGGCAGCCAGGACGACCTGGAACGGTACGACCGCGTCTTCGCCGCGTACTTCGCGCAGCATCCGCACCCCGGCGAACGGGCGCGCCCGGCCCCGGCCCCCAAGCCGGTACCGCGCCCGGTGGCCGCCCAGGCCGGTACCTCTCCCGAAAGGGACGAGGAGGACGCCGTTGCACAGCCCGCGGCGGCCCTGGCGAGCTCCGCGGAGGTCCTGCGCCATCGCGACATGGCCGAGCTCAACGCGGCCGAGCGGGCCCAACTGCGGCGGCTGCTCGCGGCGTTCTCGCTGAGCGGTGAGCCGCGCCGCACCCCCCGGCTGCGTCCGGCGCGGCGCGGCGGCGTCGATCCGCGGCGCACCGTACGCGAGCTGCTGCACCGCGGCGGCGAGCCGGCCCGGCTGCGCTACCGCGCCCCCGCCACCAAGCCCCGCCGCGTCGTGCTGCTGCTCGATGTGAGCGGCTCGATGGACCCGTACGCGGACGCCCTGCTGCGCTTCGCGCACGCAGCCGCGCACGGCTCGTCCTCCCGGACGCCCACCGAGGTGTTCACGATCGGCACCCGGCTGACCCGGGTCACCCGGGAGATGACGCACCGCGATCCGGACGCGGCGCTGGCCGCTGTCGCGTCCGCGGTGCCCGACTGGAGCGGAGGCACCCGGCTCGGCGAGATGCTCCGCGGCTTCCTCGACCGGTGGGGGCAGCGCGGCACGGCCCGTGGAGCCGTCGTCGTCGTGCTCTCCGACGGGTGGGAGCGTGGCGACCCGGCACTGCTCGCCGCTCAGATGCGGCGGCTGCACCGACTGGCACACCGGGTGGTGTGGGCCAACCCGCGCAAGGCACGCCCGGGATACGAGCCGCTCGCGGCGGGTATGGCGGCGGCGCTGCCCAGCGTTGACGCATTCGTCGAGGGTCACAGCCTGGGAGCCCTGGAGCGCCTGGCAGCTGTGGTGAGAGGTGCGTCCGATGCGTGA
- a CDS encoding XdhC family protein has translation MREILPALSRWYAAGEPFGLATVVAVSRSAPRGPGAAMAVGPGDQVVGSVSGGCVEGAVFELAKEVVETGQAQLQTFGYSDEDAFAVGLTCGGEITLLVRSVSPAADVSFGDAALSVAEHRPVVVATVIDGPARRGAALAVWPDTVAGSLGSSGLDAAVTADARGELAQGATGRRHYGPDGERREDDVTVFLQSFAPPPRMLVFGAIDFAAAVARIGAFLGYRVTVCDARPAFADPRRFPDGAEVVVDWPHRYLRETEVDGRTVMCVLTHDPKFDVPLLEVALRSPAAYIGVMGSRRTHEDRLARLRETGLDEAELERLRSPIGLDLGARTPEEVAVSIAAEIVALRWGGSGTPLADTAGAIHPPRLRSV, from the coding sequence ATGCGTGAGATCCTCCCCGCGCTGAGCCGCTGGTACGCCGCCGGAGAGCCGTTCGGGCTGGCCACCGTCGTCGCCGTCAGCCGCAGTGCGCCGCGCGGTCCCGGGGCGGCGATGGCGGTGGGCCCCGGCGACCAGGTCGTGGGCAGCGTCTCCGGCGGCTGCGTGGAGGGGGCGGTTTTCGAACTGGCCAAGGAGGTCGTCGAGACCGGTCAGGCACAGCTGCAGACCTTCGGCTACAGCGACGAGGACGCGTTCGCCGTCGGGCTCACCTGCGGCGGCGAGATCACGCTCCTCGTACGCTCCGTGTCGCCCGCGGCCGACGTCTCCTTCGGCGACGCCGCCCTGTCGGTCGCCGAACACCGCCCGGTGGTGGTGGCGACCGTGATCGACGGTCCTGCCCGGCGCGGCGCCGCGCTCGCCGTATGGCCGGACACCGTGGCCGGCTCGCTGGGGTCGAGCGGTCTCGACGCGGCGGTCACCGCCGACGCGCGCGGTGAGCTCGCGCAAGGGGCGACAGGCCGGCGGCACTACGGCCCGGACGGCGAGCGGCGCGAGGACGACGTCACCGTGTTCCTGCAGTCCTTCGCCCCGCCTCCGCGGATGCTGGTCTTCGGCGCGATCGACTTCGCCGCCGCGGTGGCCCGCATCGGCGCGTTCCTCGGCTACCGCGTCACCGTGTGCGACGCCCGCCCGGCCTTCGCCGACCCCCGGCGGTTCCCGGACGGGGCGGAGGTGGTCGTGGACTGGCCGCACCGGTATCTGCGCGAGACGGAGGTCGACGGACGGACGGTGATGTGCGTACTCACCCACGACCCCAAGTTCGACGTTCCGCTGCTCGAGGTGGCGCTGCGCTCCCCGGCCGCGTACATCGGTGTGATGGGCAGCCGTCGCACGCACGAGGACCGGCTGGCGCGGCTGAGGGAGACCGGACTCGACGAGGCGGAACTCGAGCGGCTGCGCTCGCCCATCGGCCTCGACCTCGGCGCACGTACTCCCGAGGAGGTGGCCGTCTCGATCGCGGCGGAGATCGTCGCTCTGCGCTGGGGCGGCAGTGGCACACCCCTCGCGGACACGGCCGGGGCCATCCATCCACCGCGGCTCAGGTCCGTGTGA
- a CDS encoding SRPBCC family protein, whose translation MRLQNSFTVPVPVDEAWRVLLDIERVAPCMPGATVEAFDGETIKGAVKVKVGPFTVTYRGTATFKEKDESAHRIVLDARGKEVRGQGTANATVTGTLAERDGGTAVVVVTDLLITGRPAQFGRGVMAEVGDKLIGRFADCLSQLLAGTKPAAGASAEAAAPEEADAHAEGVKSDDVKSEGVKSEGVKSDDAELAVVAGAGTHEAEPIDLLRTAGFPVAKRAAGPLAVAALAALAVFLVRLIRRRR comes from the coding sequence ATGAGGCTGCAGAACTCCTTCACCGTCCCTGTCCCGGTAGACGAGGCGTGGCGGGTGCTCCTCGATATCGAGCGGGTCGCCCCGTGCATGCCGGGTGCCACCGTGGAGGCCTTCGACGGCGAGACCATCAAGGGCGCCGTGAAGGTGAAGGTGGGCCCGTTCACCGTGACGTACCGGGGCACCGCGACCTTCAAGGAGAAGGACGAATCGGCCCACCGGATCGTCCTGGACGCCCGGGGCAAGGAAGTACGCGGCCAAGGCACCGCGAACGCCACGGTGACCGGAACGCTCGCCGAACGCGACGGCGGTACGGCGGTCGTCGTCGTGACCGACCTGCTGATCACCGGACGCCCCGCCCAGTTCGGCCGCGGGGTCATGGCCGAAGTGGGGGACAAGCTCATCGGGCGGTTCGCCGACTGCCTGTCGCAGCTGCTGGCAGGCACGAAACCGGCTGCGGGCGCGTCTGCCGAGGCCGCCGCCCCGGAGGAAGCCGACGCACATGCCGAGGGCGTGAAGTCCGACGACGTGAAGTCCGAGGGTGTGAAGTCCGAGGGTGTGAAGTCCGACGACGCCGAGCTCGCCGTGGTCGCAGGCGCCGGAACGCACGAGGCCGAGCCGATCGATCTGCTGCGTACAGCGGGATTCCCGGTCGCCAAGCGCGCAGCGGGCCCCCTCGCTGTGGCCGCACTCGCCGCACTGGCCGTCTTCCTCGTCCGACTCATCCGCAGAAGGCGATGA
- a CDS encoding SpoIIE family protein phosphatase — MDTTDGLEAGGGPTGAMLSAPSGLLDVLSVAAVVLDADGNIALWSPQAEQLFGWSAEEALGRPAAGLLAAKEHVGMVLELFARVMGGDGDWAGAFPVRRKDGSSRLVEFRNMRLLDEKGDLYALGIATDRAMLRHLERDLALSSRLVAQSPIGLAVLDTNLHYVLVNPTLERINGLPAAEHIGRRPLEALSFLDDAGAVESAMHQVLATGTPLLEQFTAGRTHADESTEHAWSVSYYRLEDATGRVLGVATSVVDVTESHQAAKEIAHGRRRLALIADASVRIGTTLDLDQTARELADVVVPELADVAAVDILDSVLEGRPSVAGAARGPAVFRALAVSAAYSSEAVRAADPPGDVARYDADRLVTQCATTGHPVLVAHVQARDLSRIARDDDAAALLARAGLRSYLAVPLIARGEVLGALDLKRTRNLLPFDADDIVLAGELAARAAVCIDNARWYRSARNAAIALQRHLLPQRPPQLVGLEVAYRYRPAAATIEIGGDWFDAIAQADGTTALVVGDVMGSGINAAATMGQLRTATRTLAELGLDPTQVLQHLDRITSGLGETIATCIYAVYDPRSAQCRIAVAGHLPPVLARPGEAPRLLDLPTGAPLGVGGIPFEATTVSMMVGDELVLYTDGLVETRDQPIDARLNILLELLANTGRPLEETCDWLLDSLRRPDDHDDVALVIARVSSP; from the coding sequence ATGGATACGACCGATGGCTTGGAGGCCGGTGGCGGGCCGACGGGAGCCATGCTGTCCGCGCCGAGTGGGTTGCTCGATGTACTGAGCGTGGCAGCCGTCGTGCTGGACGCGGACGGGAACATCGCACTGTGGAGCCCCCAGGCCGAGCAGCTGTTCGGCTGGAGCGCGGAGGAGGCGCTCGGCCGGCCCGCTGCCGGGCTGCTGGCCGCCAAGGAACACGTCGGTATGGTGCTGGAGCTGTTCGCACGGGTGATGGGCGGCGACGGGGACTGGGCCGGGGCCTTCCCGGTGCGCCGCAAGGACGGCAGCTCGCGCCTCGTGGAGTTCCGGAACATGCGGCTGCTGGACGAGAAGGGTGACCTGTACGCGCTGGGGATCGCGACGGACCGGGCCATGCTGCGGCACCTGGAGAGGGACCTCGCTCTGTCGTCGCGCCTGGTGGCGCAGTCCCCGATCGGGCTGGCGGTGCTGGACACGAACCTGCACTACGTCCTGGTCAACCCGACGCTTGAGCGCATCAACGGCCTGCCCGCTGCCGAGCACATCGGCCGCCGTCCCCTCGAGGCCCTGTCGTTCCTCGACGACGCGGGGGCGGTCGAATCGGCGATGCACCAGGTCCTGGCCACCGGCACCCCACTGCTCGAGCAGTTCACCGCGGGCCGCACCCACGCCGACGAGAGCACCGAGCACGCCTGGTCGGTGTCGTACTACCGGCTGGAGGACGCCACCGGGCGGGTCCTGGGCGTGGCCACATCGGTCGTGGACGTCACGGAGAGCCACCAGGCGGCCAAGGAGATCGCCCACGGCCGCAGGCGGCTCGCTCTGATCGCTGACGCCTCGGTGCGTATCGGCACCACCCTCGACCTGGACCAGACCGCCCGCGAGCTCGCCGACGTCGTCGTACCGGAGCTGGCCGACGTCGCGGCGGTGGACATCCTCGACTCCGTTCTGGAAGGCCGTCCCAGCGTCGCGGGGGCCGCCCGCGGGCCCGCCGTGTTCCGGGCGCTGGCAGTGTCAGCCGCCTACTCGAGCGAGGCCGTTCGCGCCGCGGACCCTCCTGGCGACGTCGCCAGGTACGACGCCGACCGCCTGGTCACCCAGTGCGCGACCACCGGTCACCCGGTGCTCGTGGCCCATGTGCAGGCCCGGGACCTGTCACGTATCGCCCGCGATGACGACGCCGCCGCTCTGCTGGCCCGCGCCGGGCTGCGTTCCTACCTGGCTGTGCCGCTGATCGCCCGGGGCGAGGTGCTCGGCGCACTCGACCTCAAACGCACCCGCAACCTGCTGCCGTTCGACGCCGACGACATCGTCCTGGCCGGCGAACTGGCCGCCCGTGCCGCTGTGTGCATCGACAACGCCCGCTGGTACCGGAGCGCACGCAACGCCGCCATCGCCCTCCAGCGCCACCTGCTCCCGCAGCGGCCACCGCAACTCGTCGGGCTCGAAGTCGCCTACCGGTACCGGCCCGCCGCGGCCACCATCGAGATCGGGGGCGACTGGTTCGACGCCATCGCGCAGGCGGACGGCACGACGGCCCTTGTCGTCGGAGATGTGATGGGAAGCGGCATCAATGCCGCCGCCACGATGGGGCAACTGCGCACCGCCACCCGCACCCTCGCCGAACTCGGCCTCGATCCCACCCAGGTGCTCCAGCACCTCGACCGCATCACCTCCGGTCTGGGCGAGACCATCGCCACCTGCATCTACGCGGTCTACGACCCGCGCAGCGCGCAGTGCCGCATCGCCGTCGCGGGGCATCTGCCGCCGGTTCTCGCCCGCCCCGGCGAGGCCCCCCGACTCCTCGACCTGCCGACCGGCGCGCCGCTGGGCGTGGGCGGCATCCCCTTCGAGGCGACCACCGTGAGCATGATGGTCGGCGACGAACTGGTGCTGTACACAGATGGCTTGGTCGAAACCCGGGACCAGCCCATCGACGCGCGTCTCAACATCCTGCTGGAGCTGCTCGCCAACACGGGCCGCCCGCTGGAGGAAACGTGCGACTGGCTCCTGGATTCCCTGCGCCGGCCGGACGACCACGACGACGTCGCCCTGGTCATCGCCCGCGTCTCATCGCCCTAG